One segment of Metallosphaera cuprina Ar-4 DNA contains the following:
- a CDS encoding proton-conducting transporter transmembrane domain-containing protein, whose amino-acid sequence MIGLYVIAGLTLIPLVSSAFVFKERYASVVSSSLTLLLALLLRFNLPFINSEFYVTNFSWYFIVMVTSIYLLSTIYSLFYFNFKNKIEERNYFYFMNMFAASMLFTLTVNNLGLMWVGLEATTVSSVLLVTIEGTPSALEAGWRYLILVSSGVTFAFISIILFYYGLHNLTLSSILYPHYSPLFTLASAVALIGFGTKAGVFPVNTWLPDAHSEAPAPVSALFSGVLLPVAVYILHDVFIIAPLPELYSWLAVVSILIASIMISSQRYYKRMFAYSTIENMNLAILGIATGSETGILILLFTHAFAKAGAFYSSGVILKSIGSKEINEYGLLGNPIMAASLLLSSLGVTGAPPFGNFIGEFIILTSTIKAGLIAQFVVVIISLAIAFISINYHVSRIIFKEGEKLNEDKGLSTIALISSLIPLSIGVALVIL is encoded by the coding sequence GCGCGTTCGTTTTCAAAGAAAGGTACGCATCAGTGGTATCTTCCTCGCTAACTTTGTTACTAGCTCTTCTGCTTAGGTTCAACTTACCTTTCATAAATTCAGAGTTCTATGTAACTAACTTCAGCTGGTATTTTATAGTCATGGTTACATCTATCTATTTACTCTCTACGATTTACTCCTTATTTTACTTTAATTTCAAAAACAAAATTGAAGAAAGAAATTATTTCTACTTTATGAACATGTTCGCCGCCTCCATGCTGTTCACTTTAACAGTTAACAACTTAGGTTTGATGTGGGTTGGTCTCGAAGCCACTACAGTCTCATCTGTGCTTTTAGTAACGATTGAGGGTACGCCTTCCGCGTTGGAAGCGGGTTGGAGGTACCTGATTCTTGTGTCGTCTGGAGTTACCTTCGCCTTCATTTCAATAATTCTGTTCTATTATGGCCTTCACAACTTAACTTTATCATCTATCCTTTATCCTCACTACTCCCCGCTCTTTACGTTAGCCTCAGCCGTGGCGTTAATAGGTTTTGGAACCAAGGCGGGGGTTTTCCCCGTGAACACCTGGTTACCGGACGCCCACTCAGAGGCCCCTGCGCCTGTAAGCGCTCTGTTCTCGGGAGTGTTATTGCCAGTAGCTGTTTACATACTTCACGACGTTTTCATCATAGCGCCCTTACCCGAGCTTTACAGTTGGCTTGCAGTAGTTTCGATTCTGATCGCGTCTATAATGATATCAAGCCAACGTTACTACAAAAGGATGTTCGCATACTCGACTATAGAGAACATGAACTTAGCCATCTTGGGAATAGCGACTGGGTCAGAGACAGGTATCCTAATTCTTCTTTTCACTCACGCCTTCGCCAAGGCAGGAGCGTTCTACTCCTCTGGAGTTATACTTAAATCGATAGGAAGTAAGGAGATAAACGAATACGGTCTACTCGGAAACCCAATCATGGCGGCGTCTCTTCTCCTATCATCACTTGGCGTGACGGGAGCTCCTCCTTTTGGAAATTTCATAGGAGAGTTCATCATATTGACCTCTACTATTAAGGCTGGTTTAATAGCTCAATTCGTTGTTGTTATTATATCGCTCGCCATCGCCTTCATTTCGATCAACTATCACGTATCTAGAATAATATTCAAAGAGGGTGAGAAACTTAATGAAGACAAGGGTCTCTCAACGATCGCGTTAATCTCATCGCTCATCCCTCTATCAATAGGAGTTGCGTTGGTGATATTATGA
- a CDS encoding proton-conducting transporter transmembrane domain-containing protein, with translation MNEAAYIVLALIFASLLVAPFKVKASMILLALMSLIFIALGVINYPLGLFMIAAGISWFLTSVYSFTHYNEKNLGVALAGTMLGIAIVLLSSSYLELLAGWETMTIFSYVGIGIYKKEWRPGFVFMAFGEVSTALLLAGFIIATSVSGSFYFTKLNSVIPFVLTTFGFFVKMGIFPFLVVEWLPIAHGSARSDLSAVLSATMTMAGVYGIFKMESLSPLSLTFGVVLVLIGAFSTLFGALYSYVSDHVKGMLAFSTVENNGAMLALLGSLELIQDPALKAFATFSLFVLVLAHSLSKTGLFISTGYLHGESMSTLKAHRDKIATFGLVLMTASLSGLLPTVGGIAVWSLLETLFMESITLPHLINLTPIVAGIMIGMGEGFATGALTRFASFTQLVWPEKVDHKWILASIGALTLVVVAIAYFISPFNTQVPQLAMFFNSVIASKYENNGFGGISPLYIIVALPLISLVVYSLSGKKRIRRVEAWDNGTEEGLRYTSFGMANNLRLMLKTILRTSMGSIETSADIFWRAMVFSIRKYSAFSRLVSRTYMNSSLKWYVIYMIVAFIMIMLVVLL, from the coding sequence ATGAACGAGGCGGCTTACATCGTATTAGCCCTAATTTTCGCCTCCCTATTAGTTGCTCCGTTTAAGGTTAAGGCTTCCATGATTCTGCTCGCACTCATGTCTCTAATATTCATAGCCTTAGGCGTGATTAACTATCCTTTAGGACTGTTCATGATAGCTGCAGGTATATCCTGGTTCTTAACGTCCGTCTACTCTTTTACCCATTATAATGAGAAAAATTTGGGTGTAGCCCTAGCTGGGACCATGTTAGGCATAGCGATAGTCCTGCTTAGCAGTAGTTACCTAGAACTTCTTGCAGGATGGGAGACGATGACCATATTCTCCTATGTAGGGATAGGCATATACAAGAAGGAGTGGAGACCGGGTTTCGTATTCATGGCGTTCGGAGAGGTGAGCACGGCGCTTCTACTTGCTGGTTTCATAATAGCAACTAGCGTTTCCGGTAGTTTCTACTTCACTAAGCTCAACTCAGTTATCCCGTTTGTGCTTACCACCTTTGGCTTCTTCGTGAAGATGGGTATATTCCCGTTCCTTGTAGTTGAGTGGTTACCAATAGCTCATGGTAGCGCTAGGTCCGACTTGTCAGCGGTGCTCAGCGCCACCATGACAATGGCCGGAGTCTATGGTATATTTAAAATGGAGTCCTTAAGTCCGCTCTCTTTAACCTTTGGTGTAGTGCTTGTCCTGATTGGGGCTTTTTCAACTCTATTTGGTGCTCTTTACTCTTACGTCTCAGATCACGTCAAAGGTATGCTGGCTTTCAGCACTGTAGAGAATAACGGGGCTATGTTAGCTCTCTTAGGTAGCTTAGAGTTGATTCAAGACCCAGCCTTGAAGGCTTTCGCCACTTTCAGCCTGTTCGTGTTAGTTTTGGCTCACTCTCTTTCTAAGACAGGGCTGTTCATATCAACGGGTTACCTACATGGAGAATCTATGTCTACACTTAAGGCACATAGGGACAAGATAGCTACGTTCGGTTTGGTTCTAATGACTGCCTCTTTATCAGGCCTACTGCCTACGGTTGGAGGAATCGCTGTGTGGTCACTACTAGAGACCCTATTCATGGAGTCAATAACTTTGCCCCATCTGATCAATTTAACTCCAATAGTTGCTGGCATAATGATAGGTATGGGAGAGGGCTTCGCAACGGGGGCTTTAACTAGATTTGCGTCTTTTACTCAGCTAGTTTGGCCTGAAAAGGTGGATCACAAATGGATATTAGCTTCAATCGGAGCGTTAACTTTAGTTGTAGTAGCTATAGCTTACTTTATTTCACCGTTTAATACCCAGGTTCCCCAACTAGCTATGTTCTTTAATTCGGTAATAGCGTCTAAGTACGAAAACAACGGATTTGGAGGGATTTCTCCACTTTACATCATTGTTGCCTTACCACTGATATCGTTAGTCGTCTATTCTCTATCTGGGAAAAAGAGAATAAGGAGAGTGGAAGCGTGGGATAACGGGACGGAGGAGGGCCTGCGATACACCTCATTCGGAATGGCCAATAACTTGAGGCTCATGCTAAAAACTATTCTGAGGACCAGCATGGGTTCGATAGAGACGAGCGCTGACATATTTTGGAGAGCTATGGTTTTCTCGATAAGGAAATACAGCGCCTTCTCTAGGCTCGTTTCGAGAACCTATATGAACAGCTCTTTGAAGTGGTACGTGATCTATATGATCGTGGCCTTCATCATGATCATGTTGGTGGTGCTCTTATGA
- a CDS encoding respiratory chain complex I subunit 1 family protein, whose protein sequence is MIDVLFETIIQVLGVILLSPLYVGILERIKALIEGRRGPSIFQPYFDLLKLSKKEMSIPRNAGWLFINGPFIVFSTYVLISFVIPVVYPKPVLLTPTVDFLGGGLLFSLAGFLKVYEAMESSSNLVTLGISRNLSFAYLSEATLLTVFIAVALVTGTNNPYVTMQFIQAPVEYLFLPHFLAMASFFMLWMFETGKLPLESSGMSELGMIDDSMLYEYSGKGLMLLKWGSYIKSYLLGSVLLNVFLIPWGMQTGVLGAVADLGIMFLKWLLLLFIVLVIETSLAKFRLFKVQDFLMVALVLSTLSIVLTVTLNG, encoded by the coding sequence ATGATAGACGTTCTTTTTGAGACGATTATTCAAGTTTTAGGGGTCATCTTGTTGTCTCCCCTCTACGTTGGAATACTAGAGAGAATCAAAGCGTTGATCGAGGGGAGGAGAGGGCCTAGTATTTTCCAACCGTACTTTGACCTTCTAAAACTATCAAAGAAGGAGATGTCCATTCCTAGAAACGCTGGATGGCTTTTCATTAACGGACCGTTCATAGTGTTCTCTACATACGTGCTGATATCTTTCGTAATTCCTGTAGTTTATCCAAAGCCCGTGCTTCTAACTCCTACCGTGGACTTCTTAGGTGGAGGACTCCTGTTCTCTCTTGCAGGGTTCCTGAAGGTGTATGAAGCCATGGAAAGCTCAAGCAATTTGGTTACGCTAGGTATATCGAGGAACCTATCGTTCGCCTATCTCAGCGAGGCCACGTTATTAACCGTGTTTATTGCGGTAGCTTTAGTTACAGGAACCAACAACCCGTACGTCACGATGCAGTTCATCCAGGCTCCTGTAGAGTATCTCTTCCTTCCACACTTCTTAGCAATGGCTTCCTTCTTTATGCTATGGATGTTTGAGACCGGCAAGTTACCCCTTGAAAGCTCTGGGATGTCGGAACTAGGGATGATAGATGACTCTATGCTCTATGAGTACAGCGGAAAGGGACTTATGCTCCTCAAATGGGGAAGTTACATTAAGTCTTATCTCCTAGGCTCTGTCCTACTCAACGTATTCCTCATACCATGGGGAATGCAAACAGGTGTTTTGGGCGCTGTGGCCGACCTAGGGATTATGTTCTTGAAATGGCTATTACTCCTCTTTATAGTCCTTGTAATAGAGACAAGCCTAGCTAAGTTCAGGCTCTTTAAGGTCCAGGACTTCCTCATGGTCGCCTTAGTTCTCTCTACCCTTTCAATAGTACTTACGGTGACCCTAAATGGATGA
- a CDS encoding MarR family transcriptional regulator, which produces MNQKIGIKDELASRNALRLVRCIYGLSPSSVDVLWTLISSERPMIANEIAQHLQMPKVSISLSLKRLYEFGLIERRHRRDNGVKRGKGRFQFEYYVDKLRFMQKLWNDMESKYREMYTSDF; this is translated from the coding sequence GTGAACCAAAAAATTGGAATAAAAGATGAGTTAGCTAGTAGAAACGCGTTGCGATTAGTGAGATGCATATATGGGCTCTCCCCTAGCTCAGTAGATGTGTTATGGACGTTAATTTCGTCGGAGAGGCCGATGATTGCAAACGAAATCGCCCAGCATTTGCAGATGCCTAAAGTGTCAATTAGTCTCTCTCTGAAGAGGCTTTACGAATTTGGGCTTATAGAGAGAAGACATAGAAGGGATAACGGAGTAAAGAGAGGGAAAGGGCGCTTTCAATTCGAGTATTATGTAGATAAATTGAGGTTCATGCAAAAACTGTGGAATGACATGGAGAGCAAATATAGAGAAATGTATACGTCTGATTTTTAA
- a CDS encoding 4Fe-4S dicluster domain-containing protein, translated as MGIDPNYRLRPVSGEHGGHKVYGKVDPPKVLGVHGTIVGVDFDICIADGSCITACPVNVFQWYETPGNPVSEKKADPINENACIFCMACVNVCPVAAIDVKPP; from the coding sequence TTGGGTATCGACCCGAACTACAGATTAAGACCTGTTTCAGGAGAACATGGCGGCCATAAGGTATATGGTAAAGTAGATCCTCCGAAGGTCTTGGGAGTGCATGGCACGATAGTAGGCGTTGACTTCGACATATGTATAGCAGACGGCTCATGCATAACTGCCTGTCCAGTAAACGTCTTTCAATGGTATGAAACACCCGGTAACCCCGTATCGGAGAAGAAGGCAGATCCTATAAACGAGAACGCGTGCATATTCTGTATGGCTTGCGTTAACGTTTGTCCAGTGGCTGCGATCGACGTTAAACCTCCATGA
- a CDS encoding hydrogenase: MDELSQEIILVISSLLPLTALYIQGQAYFVPAVKMIGIQSGVIASLAIFYYFLTGDPDLLILGGILIFTRVFLTPYILLRVIKYRTWDRERVKVLSSFLINVTFFLSITLVLLYAVLIRVIPEQYLVLLPLILFFQGMFLIASRKSTTAHILGYVELENSLVVMGIILIPPPLIIDATVFLDVLGLVVISSVIIVEKRDHEPEEELVG, encoded by the coding sequence ATGGATGAACTGTCTCAAGAGATCATATTAGTTATATCTTCCCTGTTGCCATTAACTGCGCTATACATTCAGGGACAGGCCTATTTCGTACCTGCCGTAAAGATGATAGGGATACAATCTGGTGTGATCGCGTCTTTAGCAATATTTTATTACTTCCTAACAGGAGATCCAGATCTCCTCATATTAGGTGGGATTCTGATCTTCACTAGGGTGTTTCTAACTCCTTACATACTTCTAAGGGTGATAAAGTACAGGACGTGGGACAGAGAGAGAGTCAAGGTCTTATCTAGTTTCCTTATAAACGTGACGTTCTTCCTTTCAATCACCCTAGTATTATTATACGCGGTTCTCATCAGAGTGATACCAGAACAATATCTGGTCCTTCTGCCGTTAATACTTTTCTTCCAAGGAATGTTCCTCATCGCTTCTAGAAAATCTACTACTGCTCACATCTTAGGTTACGTAGAGCTAGAGAACTCACTAGTTGTAATGGGTATAATCCTAATACCTCCACCGCTCATCATTGACGCAACTGTATTTTTAGATGTACTTGGTTTAGTAGTCATCTCCTCGGTAATCATTGTTGAGAAGAGGGATCACGAACCTGAAGAGGAACTGGTGGGATGA
- a CDS encoding NADH ubiquinone oxidoreductase, whose amino-acid sequence MNWFLRGLKGGIYTEKDYHTNDKWPSALMRGENGDVKCPTDAIKGENWDAGKCVFCRLCEPIFYPTGKPLQAKIEGTEGTFKRSFFVYPIDTGSCGGCNLEFRLISAPQYDMTRFGIFFVNTPKHADALIVMGNLSEKMSKVLRKAYDVMPEPKLVILIGTCAISGGVTGIPPDIKGNVIVPGCPPTPSSILDALIAAKGDKR is encoded by the coding sequence ATGAATTGGTTCTTAAGGGGATTAAAGGGAGGGATTTACACGGAAAAGGATTACCATACTAACGATAAGTGGCCGTCAGCGTTAATGAGGGGAGAAAATGGAGACGTGAAGTGCCCAACAGACGCCATTAAAGGAGAGAACTGGGATGCCGGAAAGTGCGTGTTCTGTAGGCTATGTGAGCCTATATTTTACCCTACAGGAAAGCCCTTACAGGCCAAGATTGAGGGCACTGAGGGGACTTTCAAGAGGTCATTCTTTGTCTATCCAATAGATACGGGGAGCTGTGGAGGATGCAATTTAGAGTTCAGACTGATCTCCGCTCCTCAATATGACATGACGAGATTCGGTATATTTTTCGTAAACACGCCTAAACACGCTGACGCTCTGATAGTTATGGGAAACCTAAGCGAAAAGATGAGCAAAGTGCTTAGGAAGGCTTACGACGTGATGCCAGAACCCAAGTTAGTTATCTTAATTGGAACCTGTGCCATTTCTGGAGGTGTGACAGGAATACCACCGGACATCAAGGGGAACGTTATAGTACCAGGCTGTCCACCTACACCTTCCTCCATACTTGATGCCCTCATAGCTGCTAAAGGTGATAAGAGATGA